ATAGCCTTGAAGCAGGCAGAAATTGCATTAGGGCAAGCAAAACTCACCCTTGAACGCTCACAGGAAAATGTTAAATCAGCAAAAATCTCCTTTGAAACAGCAGAAGCAGAGCATCAACGTAACAAGGAACTCTATGATAAAAAACTCGTCTCAAAAAAGGCATTGGAAGATTCTCAGCGACAACTTATAGTTGCTAAGTCTCAGTACGATTCTGCCCAGAAAGAGGTCGAATCACAAAAAGAGACTATAAAATCTCAAGATGAGAACCTCAACGCACGGAAGACAGCGATAGAAAGCAGGAAATCAACACTCCAACTCAATGAAAAGAACGTTGAAACGCTTAAAGATTCGCTCAAAGCACAGCGTAAGCAGTACGAAGCGGAATTTGAGGACGCAGAGACCCGACTCCAACAGATACTAGAGACAACAGAAGAACAAAAGGAGTTGACAATACATTCAAAGGTGAGTGCGGAGGCGAGCCTCCTCCAAGCCGAGAGCCAACTTAAATCTCAGCAAGAACGCTACGACTGGACAACTGTCACTGCACCTATGGCAGGAACGATTACACAACTCATCGTTGAAGAAGGTGAAATTATCACGTCAGGGCGTTCAGCGTTTTCACGCGGTGAAGCGATCATGCGTATCGCTGACCTTGACCAGATGATTGTGAGAACCCAAATCAACCAGGTGGAGATCGGGAAAATAGAAGAAGGACAACGTGCCGAAATCACCGTTGATAGTTATCCCGGTCGTATTTTTCCGGGTAGGGTGAGCGAGATTTCGCCGAGCGCGACGCGGCGCGGTCCCCAAAATCAGAGTTCCGTTATCACTTTTGAGGTAGATGTAGAGGTCACCGGCTCACCTGCTGAATTACTGCCCGGTATGTCTGCTGATGTTGATATCATTGTGTTTGAAGAATCGGATGTGCTTCAACTACCGATCCCTGCTGTGCTAAGTCCGGAAATTTTTACCGTAAAAGCCAACATTAATTCGGCAGATCTTGGGCAATTTCAGGAAGGTCAGAAACTTAAAATTCGGAATCTTATCGGAAAGGAATTCGCTGGACAGGTCGGGACAATTGACACGGAAAAGGCGCGTGGCAACCTTGAAATTTTATTGGAAGGCGATCAGAAGGGGTTGCGCAAAGGACCAATAGAGATCAGCGTTGTTATTTCTGATCAAAACGTCCTCCCCGATATAGAAGCCGAGGTGAGTAGTGAGCGGCAGTACTTTGTCAAGTTAGATACCGGTGAATCCAGCAAGAACAAACAGGAAAAAGGCGTTAAAACTCATATTACAATCGGGCAGCGCAACAACACACACTTTCAAATCACGGGTGGTTTGAAGGAAGGCGATCGCGTTTTTGTGCCTTCTATGAAAGAATTAACAGAGGGACAAAAAGATGACGGAGACGGCGAAGAATAACAGATGCCGTATTGTTAGCATAGATGTGCTGAATTTTATTTTTTATTTTCATCAAATATAAGCAAGGAGTAAACACTATGTTAATAGATGTACGAAATTTAACAAAAATCTACCAGATGGGCGATGTACAGGTACATGCACTCCGAGGTGTGAGCTTCACCATAACACAAGGCGAATTCCTCGCTATTATGGGACCCTCTGGTTCCGGTAAATCAACCATGATGGATATATTGGGGTGTCTCGCAACGCCTACATCAGGTGATTACTTCCTTGAAGGGGAAGAGGTCGGCAAACTTTCCGATAATCGTCTCGCGGACATTCGCAATAAGAAGATCGGTTTTGTTTTTCAATCATTTAACCTGCTACCACGGACCAGCGCACTCAACAATGTTGAATTGCCACTGATTTACTCGGGTTTGGGTAGAAAGGAACGCAAACGACGCGCATTTGAGTCCTTGGAAGCTGTCGGTTTAGCTGATCGCGTGGATCATAAGTCGACCGAGTTATCGGGCGGGCAAATTCAACGCGTCGCAATCGCGCGGGCTTTAGTCAATAAACCCTCAATGATTTTTGCCGATGAACCGACAGGAAACTTGGACACGCGCTCCGGTGAAGAAATTATGGCGATCTTCAACAGGTTGAACGATGAAGGAAATACCATCATCATGGTGACACATGAGGCTGAAGTCGCTGAACACGCAAAACGGGTACTCCATATCCGAGACGGGTTAATTGAACGAGATGTCAGGCAGAATGGATATGAGGAAACTGCTGCTGATTGATAAGTGGAGAAATTACGTGAAAAAGATTTATCTGTTTGTTCTTGCGATCTTCTGTCTTACTGCCTATCATGCCCAAGCACAGATTAAGTGGGATGCTGAGAAATTCATGCCGCTTTCTGAAATAAAGCTCGGTATGAAGGGCAAAGGTTACACTGTGTTCTCTGGGACAACGGTTGAGGAATTCGATTTTGAGGTAGTGAGTATCTACTACAACCGCTTCCCCGGTTTACATATTGTATGGGCAAAGGGAATCAGCGATAACTTTAAAAGAACGGGGTCTGCTGGTGGAATGAGTGGTAGTCCTATGTATATTGATGGTAGACTCATCGGAGCACTCTCGCGAAGTTATCGCAATCAGCGTGAACATGCAAACCTCTTCGGCATAACACCCATTGAGTTTATGATAAAGGTTACCGAATACGGTATGCAGCCCAATTTAAGTTATCAAGGTACCCAGCTGTTTAATTTTGGCACGCAAACGGTGGCAGAAAACATTGATGCCACCACACTTCTCTTTTCTAAGGGGAGTAGCAAGTATACGCGTCAATCTTTCGATAGTCTTCAAATGGATTACTTTTCGGAGCAACTCCCACTACCGGTTGCTATGTCCGGGGTTAATTCTGAAACCATGCGGTTCTATAAACCGCTTTTTGACAAATTTAATCTGATGCCGCTTGAGTCGCCAGGCGGTGGCAGCCAGGTAAAAAAGTCGCCTGTTGAACAAGGGCAGATAGTCGGTGTCGCTTACGCGAGGGGGGATTATACCGCTTTTGGCTATGGAACGATTACTTATATTGATGGAGCAGAACTCCTTGCTTACGGGCACTCAAGGGATGGTGAGGGTAATGTCAACCTTCCAATTTCTGGTGGATATGTACACTTTATCATGCCGGGCCGCTTCAGATCTTCCAAAGTAGCCTCTGCAACGCAAATCATTGGGACCTTAGTACAAGACCGCCAACCAGCTATCGCTGGCATTATTGGTAAGCATCCGTCCTACATTCCAGTGACACTCAATATGGAAACTGCCGATGGCGGACTACATCATCGGTCTTATGAGGTAATTCGGCACCGTAGTTTTTCGCCTGTCTATGTTGAGGCTGGCGCAGCGTCTCTCGTTCGAGCGTTGGAGTTCGCTGCAGCCGACCATACGCTTACTGTCGGCACAACGATTACCTTGAAACCACAGCCAGGTCTCCTTGCTCGTGAAATCGTTTATAAAAATGTCTATTCCTCTGGCGGATCACCTATATATGGTGTTATGAGTGTACTGAGGACTCCACTATTACAGTTAAGCAATAATTCCTATACACCGGTTGAGTTTGAAAAAATAGAGCTTAACTTAAAATTGGTGGATAAACGACGAAGTGCACGCATTGACGGGATTCAGGTTGATAAACAACGCTATCGTCCCGGGGAAACAGTTGAAGTCATAATGACTTTGCGACCCTACCTTGAGAGTCCAATAACGCTAATGGGGACAATTACGATTCCTAATGATGCCCCTGATGGTCTTATTACCCTGTTGGCAATGAACGCAACTGCAGACGCACAGTGGCAGCGTTCACGTGCACCGCTTAACTTTCGTCCCAAAAATATCAATCAACTTGTTAAAGTTCTACAGCAGCATGAAAGCAATACAGATATTA
The nucleotide sequence above comes from Candidatus Poribacteria bacterium. Encoded proteins:
- a CDS encoding HlyD family efflux transporter periplasmic adaptor subunit; this translates as MKNRKRWIITGGVAVVVIALGAIGATRMNFSFGQKKKETEVKQEIVRRGEFLVRVRESGNLRSFIEVDVRSNVEGEIVEILVEEGAKVEMDQPLLRIDEKQILEQKKQAEANLNARKAELERAQLHIEITEKQQESNLAQAQNSVIKAQATLDSFVANTQQRITEAETLVATTKNSLDQDNIALKQAEIALGQAKLTLERSQENVKSAKISFETAEAEHQRNKELYDKKLVSKKALEDSQRQLIVAKSQYDSAQKEVESQKETIKSQDENLNARKTAIESRKSTLQLNEKNVETLKDSLKAQRKQYEAEFEDAETRLQQILETTEEQKELTIHSKVSAEASLLQAESQLKSQQERYDWTTVTAPMAGTITQLIVEEGEIITSGRSAFSRGEAIMRIADLDQMIVRTQINQVEIGKIEEGQRAEITVDSYPGRIFPGRVSEISPSATRRGPQNQSSVITFEVDVEVTGSPAELLPGMSADVDIIVFEESDVLQLPIPAVLSPEIFTVKANINSADLGQFQEGQKLKIRNLIGKEFAGQVGTIDTEKARGNLEILLEGDQKGLRKGPIEISVVISDQNVLPDIEAEVSSERQYFVKLDTGESSKNKQEKGVKTHITIGQRNNTHFQITGGLKEGDRVFVPSMKELTEGQKDDGDGEE
- a CDS encoding ABC transporter ATP-binding protein, whose product is MLIDVRNLTKIYQMGDVQVHALRGVSFTITQGEFLAIMGPSGSGKSTMMDILGCLATPTSGDYFLEGEEVGKLSDNRLADIRNKKIGFVFQSFNLLPRTSALNNVELPLIYSGLGRKERKRRAFESLEAVGLADRVDHKSTELSGGQIQRVAIARALVNKPSMIFADEPTGNLDTRSGEEIMAIFNRLNDEGNTIIMVTHEAEVAEHAKRVLHIRDGLIERDVRQNGYEETAAD